The proteins below are encoded in one region of Roseovarius bejariae:
- the ribD gene encoding bifunctional diaminohydroxyphosphoribosylaminopyrimidine deaminase/5-amino-6-(5-phosphoribosylamino)uracil reductase RibD — MSRDTDARFMGLALSLGRRGQGQCWPNPAVGCVLVRDGRIVGRGWTAPGGRPHAEVVALAQAGAAAKGATAYVTLEPCAHHGETPPCAEALVQAGVARVVSCLTDSDPRVSGKGFDILRAAGVEVETGVLAEEAARDLGGFLSKAAGGPPHVTLKLATSFDGRIATATGHSQWITGGAARRMVHGMRARHDAVMVGAGTARADDPMLTVRNMGAIRQPVRVVVSRRLDIPLMSQLARTAREVPVWLCHGPDADAALVEAWEGVGAEVIPCGLTGRQLDMASVLERLGEVGLTRVFCEGGGALAASLLAGDLVDELIGFTAGLAIGAEGLPGIGALGLERLDEARRFELVETRDIGGDVMHRWHRH, encoded by the coding sequence CCGACGCGCGGTTCATGGGGCTGGCCCTGTCGCTTGGGCGGCGGGGGCAGGGGCAATGCTGGCCCAACCCGGCGGTGGGTTGTGTCCTGGTGCGCGACGGGCGGATCGTCGGGCGCGGCTGGACCGCGCCGGGTGGGCGGCCGCATGCCGAAGTTGTGGCTTTGGCGCAGGCGGGCGCGGCGGCAAAGGGGGCCACGGCCTATGTCACGCTGGAGCCTTGCGCGCATCATGGAGAAACCCCGCCCTGTGCCGAGGCTTTGGTTCAGGCGGGGGTGGCGCGGGTGGTGTCATGTTTGACCGATAGCGACCCGCGGGTGTCGGGCAAGGGGTTCGATATTCTGCGCGCGGCCGGTGTCGAGGTCGAGACCGGGGTGCTGGCCGAGGAGGCGGCGCGCGATCTGGGCGGGTTCCTGAGCAAGGCGGCGGGCGGGCCGCCGCATGTCACCCTGAAACTGGCCACCTCGTTCGACGGACGGATCGCCACGGCGACGGGCCATAGCCAGTGGATCACCGGGGGCGCGGCACGCCGCATGGTGCATGGGATGCGCGCGCGGCATGACGCGGTGATGGTGGGCGCGGGCACGGCGCGGGCGGATGACCCGATGCTGACGGTGCGCAATATGGGCGCAATACGCCAGCCCGTGCGCGTTGTGGTCTCGCGCCGCTTGGATATTCCCTTGATGTCGCAGCTGGCGCGTACGGCGCGGGAGGTCCCCGTTTGGTTATGTCACGGGCCGGATGCCGATGCGGCGCTGGTCGAGGCGTGGGAGGGCGTGGGTGCGGAGGTGATCCCCTGCGGCTTGACGGGGCGGCAGTTGGATATGGCCTCGGTTCTGGAGCGCTTGGGCGAGGTGGGGCTGACCCGGGTGTTCTGCGAAGGCGGGGGCGCGCTGGCGGCCTCGCTTCTGGCCGGGGATCTGGTGGATGAGTTGATAGGCTTTACCGCGGGGTTGGCCATCGGAGCCGAGGGCCTGCCGGGGATCGGCGCGCTGGGGCTGGAGCGGCTGGACGAGGCGCGGCGGTTTGAGCTGGTCGAGACCCGCGACATTGGCGGCGACGTGATGCACCGCTGGCACCGGCATTAG
- a CDS encoding capsular polysaccharide biosynthesis protein — MPAPDPKQPAATSSRRVFYFNAGFLRQSRIRRIMALAGLPLHLGRPDPDDLIAVWGKSPYAQRGEAMAAKTGAALLRLEDAFLRSLHPGREGEPPLGLIIDHTGIYFDASAPSDLETLLATHPFDDTTLMDRARAGIARMQEAQLSKYSGFDPHTPCPDPGYVLVIDQTRGDASVTHGGADANTFREMLTAAQVDHPGARIVIKTHPETMTGHRPGYFGPDDGTDRITLLSDPVSPWALLDGAIAVYTVTSQLGFEAIFAGHKPHVFGHPFYAGWDLTQDHHPAPLPRRGRPLSRAQLFAGAMVLYPTWYDPYHDRLCTMEEAIETLAAQTRAWREDRHGWAAHGMRLWKRKPLQQFFGKPRGVSFNSKANGQRRHMVWANRANEAPEGALRLEDGFLRSRGLGADLIPPLSLVLDDLGIYYDPGQPSRLETLIAKRATLRPDQQRRAEALIAKLIDLKLSKYNLGGPLPDLPQGHRILVPGQVENDASIRLGAGQVNTNLALLQTARKANPEAVILYKPHPDVEAGLRPGAIPEDKLKTLAEAVLPNTDPAQLLDHVQEVWTMTSLLGFEALLRGLRVTTTGAPFYAGWGLTRDLGNPSPRRTARPSLDGLVHATLIDYPRYYDPVTDTACPAELVIDRLAHGPLPQPGPANRLTAKLQGALASHAWLWR, encoded by the coding sequence ATGCCCGCACCCGATCCGAAACAACCCGCCGCGACATCCTCGCGGCGGGTTTTCTATTTCAACGCGGGCTTCCTGCGCCAATCCCGCATCCGCCGTATCATGGCGCTTGCGGGCCTGCCGCTGCACCTTGGCCGCCCCGACCCGGACGACCTGATCGCCGTCTGGGGCAAAAGCCCCTACGCCCAGCGCGGCGAGGCGATGGCCGCGAAAACCGGCGCCGCCCTCCTGCGTCTCGAAGATGCCTTCCTGCGCTCGCTGCACCCGGGCCGCGAGGGCGAGCCGCCCCTGGGCCTCATCATCGACCACACAGGCATCTACTTCGACGCCAGCGCGCCGTCCGATCTCGAAACCCTGCTGGCCACCCACCCCTTCGACGACACCACCCTGATGGACCGCGCCCGCGCCGGGATCGCCCGCATGCAAGAGGCGCAGCTCAGCAAATATTCCGGCTTCGACCCCCATACCCCCTGCCCCGATCCCGGCTATGTTCTGGTGATCGACCAGACCCGCGGCGATGCCTCGGTCACCCACGGCGGGGCCGATGCCAATACCTTCCGCGAGATGCTGACCGCCGCGCAGGTCGACCACCCCGGTGCCCGCATCGTGATCAAGACCCACCCCGAAACCATGACGGGCCACCGCCCGGGCTATTTCGGGCCCGACGATGGAACCGACCGCATCACGCTCCTGTCCGATCCGGTCAGCCCATGGGCGCTGCTCGACGGGGCCATCGCCGTCTATACCGTCACCTCGCAACTGGGGTTCGAGGCGATTTTCGCGGGCCACAAACCGCATGTCTTCGGGCACCCCTTCTATGCCGGATGGGACCTAACCCAAGATCACCACCCCGCCCCCCTGCCCCGCCGGGGCCGCCCCCTCAGCCGCGCACAGCTTTTCGCCGGGGCCATGGTGCTCTACCCCACATGGTACGACCCCTACCACGACCGGCTCTGCACCATGGAAGAGGCGATCGAAACCCTCGCCGCCCAAACCCGTGCATGGCGCGAGGACAGGCACGGCTGGGCAGCCCACGGCATGCGCCTTTGGAAACGCAAACCACTTCAGCAATTCTTCGGCAAACCGCGCGGGGTCAGCTTCAACTCCAAGGCCAACGGCCAACGCCGCCACATGGTCTGGGCCAACCGCGCGAATGAGGCCCCCGAAGGTGCCCTGCGCCTTGAGGATGGCTTCCTGCGCTCACGTGGCCTCGGCGCCGACCTGATCCCGCCACTCTCGCTGGTGCTGGATGATCTGGGCATCTACTACGACCCCGGTCAGCCCTCACGCCTTGAAACCCTGATCGCCAAACGCGCCACCCTGCGCCCCGATCAACAACGCCGCGCCGAGGCGCTCATCGCCAAGCTGATCGATCTCAAACTCTCGAAATACAACCTCGGCGGCCCATTGCCCGACCTGCCCCAAGGCCACCGCATCCTTGTCCCCGGTCAGGTCGAGAATGACGCCTCCATCCGGCTTGGCGCGGGGCAGGTGAACACCAACCTCGCCCTGCTGCAAACCGCCCGCAAGGCCAACCCCGAAGCGGTGATCCTCTACAAACCCCACCCCGATGTCGAAGCCGGGTTGCGCCCGGGTGCGATCCCCGAAGACAAGCTAAAAACGCTGGCAGAGGCCGTGCTCCCCAACACCGACCCGGCGCAATTGCTGGACCACGTGCAAGAGGTCTGGACGATGACCTCGCTCCTGGGGTTCGAAGCCCTCTTGCGCGGCCTGCGCGTCACCACCACCGGCGCGCCCTTCTACGCCGGATGGGGCCTCACCCGCGATCTGGGCAATCCGTCCCCACGCCGCACCGCCCGGCCCTCCCTCGACGGGCTGGTCCACGCCACCCTCATCGACTATCCCCGCTATTACGACCCCGTCACAGACACAGCCTGCCCCGCCGAACTGGTGATCGACCGCCTCGCCCACGGCCCCTTGCCACAGCCGGGCCCCGCCAACCGCCTCACGGCGAAACTGCAAGGCGCACTGGCCAGCCACGCTTGGCTCTGGCGGTAA